In Chloroflexota bacterium, the following are encoded in one genomic region:
- a CDS encoding GNAT family N-acetyltransferase, with amino-acid sequence MVRQLARVSLKSGERMHCLLIEEPEASWAEDVQRLLVHKRDHVHWHIARAIEGPLDELETRFYLGVVNGQAVGNIMTVEHDGIGILGHVFTSPEQRRKGIASHIMAAQMRDFQERGGRVLTLGTGFDSPPYWIYHGYGFRSIVEGSGAMWYWRQPEQAAELWRAPITGVASPLWQHWPLVNLLCIQPGGDRLRLAARRLWGPRNFEGDFTQYKRDLESEDSTIVSRVLENEAGLVVGFASLEDDPLWGGTAALLDLVMHPTAWHAAGDLLDALPLASRPIFAYADHDSSKNDVLRAHGFTQVASWPEWLPVGGELHGVNCWLRR; translated from the coding sequence ATGGTGCGCCAACTGGCGAGAGTCTCGCTCAAGAGCGGGGAGCGGATGCATTGTCTGCTGATAGAAGAACCGGAGGCAAGCTGGGCCGAAGACGTGCAGCGTTTGCTTGTGCATAAGCGCGACCACGTGCACTGGCATATCGCGCGTGCTATTGAGGGGCCGCTCGATGAACTGGAAACACGTTTCTACCTGGGTGTGGTAAATGGTCAGGCGGTTGGCAACATCATGACGGTAGAACACGACGGCATCGGCATACTTGGTCACGTGTTCACGAGTCCCGAGCAGCGGCGCAAAGGCATCGCGAGCCATATCATGGCAGCGCAAATGCGGGACTTCCAGGAGCGCGGCGGGCGGGTGCTCACGCTCGGGACGGGTTTTGATTCGCCGCCGTACTGGATATATCACGGCTATGGCTTTCGCAGCATCGTCGAAGGCAGCGGTGCTATGTGGTACTGGCGGCAGCCGGAGCAGGCGGCAGAACTCTGGCGCGCCCCGATCACCGGCGTTGCGTCTCCGCTTTGGCAGCATTGGCCGCTGGTCAATTTGCTGTGCATTCAGCCGGGTGGCGACCGCCTGCGGCTCGCCGCGCGCCGCCTGTGGGGACCCCGCAATTTCGAAGGTGACTTCACCCAGTATAAGCGCGACTTAGAATCTGAGGATTCAACTATTGTGTCGCGCGTGCTGGAGAATGAGGCCGGGCTGGTCGTGGGTTTCGCCAGTCTGGAGGACGATCCGTTGTGGGGCGGCACGGCGGCCTTGCTCGATCTTGTCATGCATCCTACGGCATGGCACGCGGCGGGAGACTTGCTCGATGCTCTGCCTCTAGCGTCAAGACCAATCTTCGCCTACGCCGATCACGATTCTTCCAAGAATGACGTGCTACGCGCCCACGGCTTTACCCAAGTAGCCTCCTGGCCGGAGTGGCTGCCGGTCGGCGGCGAATTGCACGGCGTGAACTGCTGGCTGCGGCGGTGA
- a CDS encoding MFS transporter, whose translation MSDSAQNNTVARRENPLLSLLLNIVVPAIILMRFSNDEWLGPVNGLLVALAFPLAYGIIDFSLRRTFNFLPVVGIVGILLTGGIGLLKLDPMWIAVKEGAIPLLIGIAVLGSLKTRFSLLSMLLNQVIDSEAVDTALDDRGTRAAYEKRLVHATYIVAASFFLSSVLNYILARLVVVSQPGTTAFNEELGKMTALSFPVISVPAIIILSIAIIYTAVGIRSLTGIELERIFRQR comes from the coding sequence ATGAGTGACTCCGCGCAGAACAACACGGTTGCAAGACGCGAGAATCCCTTGCTCAGTCTGCTGCTGAATATCGTGGTTCCCGCTATCATTCTCATGCGCTTCAGCAATGACGAATGGTTGGGCCCGGTCAACGGACTATTGGTCGCGCTGGCCTTCCCACTGGCATACGGGATTATTGATTTTTCGCTGCGGCGCACTTTCAACTTTCTCCCAGTTGTGGGCATCGTGGGCATTCTGCTCACCGGTGGCATTGGGCTGCTCAAACTCGATCCCATGTGGATTGCCGTCAAAGAAGGGGCCATTCCGCTTCTCATCGGCATTGCTGTGCTCGGTTCGCTCAAGACCCGGTTTTCACTCCTCTCCATGCTGCTGAATCAGGTCATCGATAGCGAGGCGGTGGACACCGCCCTCGATGATCGCGGCACACGAGCAGCCTACGAAAAGCGCCTGGTACATGCCACCTACATCGTAGCGGCGTCGTTCTTTCTTTCCTCAGTCTTGAATTACATCCTGGCGCGTCTTGTGGTGGTAAGCCAGCCGGGGACTACGGCATTCAACGAAGAACTGGGCAAGATGACGGCCTTGAGTTTTCCTGTTATCTCTGTGCCGGCAATTATCATCCTTTCCATTGCCATCATCTATACTGCGGTAGGTATTCGGAGTCTCACCGGCATAGAGCTAGAGCGCATCTTTCGTCAGCGCTAG